The Flavobacterium marginilacus genome window below encodes:
- a CDS encoding peroxiredoxin-like family protein — protein MKLVSGQKAPLFVAKDIFGNTVDLAQIQNQKILLSFFRYAECAMCNLQISKIMKHKEAIDKKGIKLITVFESPAESLKVSIADRHNFNFTIIADTNRDLYNLYKVRPSWLKTMQTMSVKGFQHLSEAIQLGFKAGGKVEGTFHQIPADFLIGKDKEIQIAHYGNSVIDHFPLEELLLNI, from the coding sequence ATGAAATTAGTTTCAGGACAAAAAGCGCCTTTGTTTGTTGCCAAAGATATTTTTGGAAATACTGTAGATTTGGCTCAGATCCAAAATCAAAAAATTCTGTTGAGTTTTTTTCGTTACGCTGAATGTGCAATGTGCAATCTTCAAATTTCTAAAATTATGAAGCATAAGGAGGCAATTGATAAAAAGGGAATAAAATTGATAACTGTTTTCGAATCGCCTGCAGAAAGTCTAAAAGTAAGTATTGCAGATCGTCACAATTTTAACTTCACAATCATTGCTGATACTAATAGGGATTTGTACAATCTTTATAAAGTACGTCCATCTTGGTTAAAAACAATGCAAACAATGTCTGTTAAGGGATTTCAGCATTTGTCAGAAGCAATTCAATTAGGTTTTAAGGCAGGAGGAAAAGTGGAAGGAACGTTTCATCAAATTCCAGCTGATTTTTTAATTGGTAAAGACAAAGAGATTCAAATAGCACATTATGGGAATAGTGTAATTGACCATTTTCCGCTAGAGGAGTTACTTTTAAATATCTAA
- a CDS encoding Crp/Fnr family transcriptional regulator, whose amino-acid sequence METELSQFLSQKSVLGADSVEILLEFWKKGKRLKSKELLLNFNQQDSNLYFVKEGCVRLFVIDKNGEQINLGFGYENSLITCFQAFIEGKPSLMSIEAILDTELIAIAKADLMRLIHANSEIALWYQSMLEYTLTGHIQRQVELLTLKPHERYSVFIKRSGHLINRIPLKYIASYLMMKPETLSRIRAKIS is encoded by the coding sequence ATGGAGACTGAATTATCACAGTTCTTATCCCAAAAATCAGTTTTAGGAGCTGATTCAGTTGAGATTTTATTAGAATTTTGGAAAAAGGGCAAAAGGCTTAAATCCAAAGAGTTATTGTTGAATTTTAATCAGCAGGATTCTAATTTATACTTTGTGAAAGAAGGCTGTGTGCGCTTGTTTGTAATTGATAAAAATGGAGAACAAATTAATTTGGGTTTTGGTTATGAAAATTCATTAATTACCTGTTTTCAGGCTTTTATAGAAGGGAAACCTTCGTTGATGAGTATTGAAGCCATTTTGGATACTGAATTGATTGCCATTGCCAAAGCTGATTTAATGCGGTTAATTCATGCGAATTCTGAAATTGCATTATGGTATCAGTCAATGTTAGAATATACTTTGACAGGACATATTCAGAGACAAGTGGAGCTGCTTACATTAAAACCCCACGAGCGATATTCGGTATTTATTAAAAGAAGCGGACATCTTATTAATAGAATACCTTTGAAATATATTGCTTCTTACCTTATGATGAAACCTGAAACCTTGAGTAGGATCCGAGCCAAGATTTCTTGA
- a CDS encoding lactonase family protein produces MKQAFLFFLLVFSFFSIKAQKNKVNLLVGTYTNSCSSRGIYVYEFDTNNAQIRLKKSSDSIVNPSYLSLSKDEKFVYAVNENGGESTVSSFSFDPVSGKPLLINSVSSKGADPCYLINDDKNVITANYSGGNISVFGKNADGSLTEAKQVVQHYGKGPNTVRQEKPHVHMVYFSPDKKYVLSNDLGNDKVYVYSYNPTATNDVLVLKDSVSVKAGSGPRHLIFSKKGKYVYLLQELDGSLTTFSYKEGKLTQIGETTILAKDYSGTFSSADIHVSPSGRFLYASNRGDANNISIFKISGKGKKLTLKGQVSTLGKGPRNFTIDPTGKFLLVAHQYTNDIIIFKINKSKGTLTDTKKRFDLCSPVCLVFAK; encoded by the coding sequence ATGAAACAAGCTTTTCTTTTTTTTCTTCTTGTTTTTTCTTTTTTTTCAATAAAAGCGCAAAAAAACAAAGTCAATCTTCTTGTTGGGACTTACACCAATTCGTGTTCGAGCAGAGGGATTTACGTATATGAATTTGACACCAATAATGCCCAGATACGATTAAAAAAATCATCAGACAGTATTGTTAATCCAAGTTATCTGTCGCTTTCCAAAGACGAAAAATTTGTGTATGCAGTAAATGAAAACGGCGGAGAAAGTACTGTGAGTTCTTTTTCGTTTGATCCGGTAAGCGGAAAACCACTTCTTATCAATAGTGTAAGTTCCAAAGGAGCCGATCCGTGCTATCTTATCAATGATGATAAAAATGTTATTACGGCTAATTATTCGGGTGGAAATATATCGGTTTTTGGAAAAAATGCTGACGGCAGTCTGACAGAAGCCAAGCAGGTTGTTCAGCATTATGGTAAAGGGCCGAATACTGTTAGACAGGAAAAACCACACGTGCATATGGTTTATTTTTCGCCTGATAAAAAATACGTTTTGAGCAATGATTTAGGAAACGACAAGGTATATGTTTATAGTTATAACCCAACTGCTACGAATGATGTTTTAGTTTTAAAAGACAGTGTTTCGGTAAAAGCAGGAAGCGGGCCAAGACATTTAATATTTAGTAAAAAAGGGAAATATGTTTATCTGTTACAGGAATTGGACGGATCGCTGACTACTTTTAGCTATAAAGAAGGAAAGCTGACTCAAATAGGCGAAACTACCATTTTAGCAAAGGATTACAGCGGCACTTTCAGTTCAGCTGATATTCACGTTTCGCCAAGCGGAAGATTTTTATACGCTTCAAACAGAGGTGATGCTAATAACATTTCTATATTTAAAATTTCAGGAAAGGGAAAGAAGTTAACACTGAAAGGGCAGGTAAGCACTTTAGGTAAAGGCCCAAGAAATTTTACGATTGACCCAACGGGCAAATTTCTTTTGGTTGCACATCAATACACCAATGACATTATTATTTTTAAGATTAACAAAAGTAAAGGAACGCTTACTGATACTAAGAAAAGATTTGATTTGTGTTCACCCGTCTGTTTGGTGTTTGCTAAATAA
- a CDS encoding BatA domain-containing protein — protein sequence MHFKHPEILYFLFLLIVPVLVHLFQLRRFKKEYFTNVRFLKALSIQTRKSSKIKKWLLLACRLLLLAFIILAFAQPFFESKDSKNASNEMYIILDNSFSMQAKGKKGELLKRAVQELLEETPESADFSLLTNNENYWNTDIKTIRSELQNLKYSAVPFQLDNILAKVKAHKSAFKKDIVIITDAVGLTVNQLKNIGTDNIPYFIIPKAEQKNNVSIDSVFIRQTLDDFYELSINTTNYSDDFKPISVALYNQNKLAAKTIINFKNKKETINFTIPKQAFHGYVSIEDNDLTYDNKLFFSISKIKKTNIISIGTPEKNNFLSRIYTNDEFNYNSFALNTLDYNSIEKQDAIILNELDEIPQALQTTLKSFVNKGGNLIVIPSETASISNLNTLLNQFGTTQFQSLETNEKLITKINFSHPLFAGVFESKTNNFQYPKTKKEFTVSGTSPAVLNFEDQSPFLTGIRNAVSSVYVFSAPINISNSNFQQSPLIVPVFYKMALSQLNNGINANIIGNSSSYLVSVLLSKDEILTVKNQEEQFIPVQQLLNNKVQLFFNDYPEKAGNYTIYDSKNPIENISFNYPRTESNLDQINDNLLSGYKTSDSIATIFDTLQTSRTDNQIWKWFIIFAMLFLALEMAVIKFMK from the coding sequence ATGCATTTTAAACACCCCGAAATTCTATATTTTTTGTTCTTATTGATTGTTCCAGTTTTGGTGCATTTATTTCAATTAAGGCGTTTTAAAAAAGAATATTTCACCAATGTCCGTTTTCTGAAAGCTCTTTCGATTCAGACCCGAAAAAGCTCCAAAATTAAAAAATGGCTGCTTTTGGCGTGCCGGCTGCTTTTACTTGCGTTTATTATTCTTGCGTTTGCACAGCCTTTTTTTGAATCCAAAGACAGTAAAAATGCCAGCAACGAAATGTACATTATACTCGATAATTCGTTTAGTATGCAGGCCAAAGGAAAAAAAGGCGAACTGCTAAAACGTGCCGTTCAGGAACTGCTGGAAGAAACACCTGAAAGTGCCGATTTTTCTTTGCTTACCAATAATGAAAACTATTGGAATACCGATATAAAGACCATTCGAAGCGAACTGCAAAATCTAAAATACAGCGCAGTTCCTTTTCAATTGGATAATATTCTCGCAAAGGTAAAAGCGCATAAATCAGCTTTCAAAAAAGACATCGTTATCATTACCGATGCGGTTGGCTTAACGGTAAACCAGTTAAAAAACATTGGAACCGATAACATTCCGTATTTTATTATTCCAAAAGCGGAACAAAAAAATAACGTGTCAATCGATAGTGTATTTATCCGCCAGACACTTGATGATTTTTACGAATTAAGTATCAACACAACAAATTACAGTGATGATTTCAAACCCATTTCTGTGGCTTTGTACAACCAAAACAAATTGGCTGCTAAAACAATTATCAATTTTAAAAACAAAAAGGAAACCATCAATTTCACGATTCCAAAACAGGCTTTTCATGGATACGTTTCGATAGAAGACAATGACTTGACTTATGACAACAAGTTGTTTTTTAGTATTTCAAAAATTAAAAAAACGAACATCATCAGCATTGGAACTCCAGAAAAAAACAATTTCCTCTCCAGAATTTACACTAATGACGAATTTAATTATAATTCATTTGCGCTGAACACTTTGGATTATAACAGCATAGAAAAACAGGACGCTATTATTTTGAACGAGCTTGATGAAATTCCGCAGGCTCTGCAGACTACATTAAAATCATTTGTAAACAAAGGCGGAAATCTGATTGTAATTCCATCTGAAACGGCTTCAATTTCGAATTTAAATACGCTGCTGAACCAATTTGGCACTACACAATTTCAATCATTAGAAACAAACGAAAAACTGATTACCAAAATCAATTTCAGCCATCCATTATTTGCAGGTGTTTTCGAAAGTAAGACCAATAATTTTCAATATCCAAAAACGAAAAAAGAATTCACTGTTTCGGGTACAAGTCCTGCGGTTTTAAATTTTGAGGATCAATCTCCGTTTTTAACGGGAATCCGAAATGCCGTTTCCTCAGTTTATGTATTTTCTGCACCGATAAATATTTCAAATTCCAATTTTCAGCAGTCACCTTTGATTGTTCCCGTATTTTACAAAATGGCTTTGAGCCAGTTAAATAACGGCATAAACGCCAATATAATTGGCAACAGCAGTTCCTATCTTGTTTCTGTTTTATTGTCCAAAGATGAAATTCTGACTGTAAAAAATCAGGAGGAACAATTTATTCCAGTACAGCAGTTACTGAATAATAAAGTACAATTATTCTTTAATGACTATCCTGAAAAAGCAGGTAATTACACGATTTACGATTCCAAAAATCCAATAGAAAACATCAGCTTCAATTACCCAAGAACCGAGAGCAATCTCGATCAGATAAACGATAACCTCCTATCCGGATATAAAACCAGCGATTCAATCGCAACGATTTTTGACACCTTACAAACCAGCCGGACAGACAATCAGATTTGGAAATGGTTTATTATCTTTGCGATGTTATTTTTAGCATTGGAAATGGCAGTTATCAAGTTCATGAAATAA
- a CDS encoding dihydroorotase, whose product MKIIIRSAKIIDSKSPFHNQTVDLLIADGFIKKIGTALPNTDNLEELKLENLHISQGWFDSSVSLGEPGFEDRETIANGLETAGKSGFTGIALQPNSFPIIDNQAQVNFVKNKANGSATELYPIGALTKGSESKDMAELYDMKNSGAVAFGDYAKSLDNANLLKIALQYVQDFDGLVIAFAQDEKIKGNGVANEGIVSTRLGLKGIPDLAEELQIARNLFLLEYTGGKMHIPTVSSPKSVQMIKEAKAKGLNVTCSVSVHHLVLTDEKLEEFDTRYKVTPPLKTESDRQELINGVLDGTIDLITSDHNPIDIEHKKMEFDLAKNGTIGLESAFGALMTVLPLETVIEKFTAGKAVFGIPNHSISEGETANISLFNPEGNSVFTNENILSKSKNSAFLGTALKGKAYGILNQGKLILG is encoded by the coding sequence ATGAAAATAATCATCCGAAGTGCCAAAATTATTGATTCGAAAAGTCCTTTTCATAATCAGACTGTAGATCTTTTAATTGCAGATGGTTTTATTAAAAAAATAGGAACGGCACTTCCAAATACAGACAATCTTGAAGAACTGAAATTAGAAAATCTTCATATTTCACAAGGATGGTTCGACAGCAGTGTTTCCCTTGGAGAACCTGGTTTTGAAGACAGAGAAACCATCGCAAACGGACTAGAAACTGCAGGAAAAAGCGGTTTTACGGGAATTGCACTGCAGCCCAACTCTTTCCCTATTATAGACAATCAGGCGCAGGTTAATTTTGTAAAAAACAAGGCTAATGGTTCTGCCACAGAACTTTACCCAATTGGAGCTTTAACCAAAGGAAGCGAGAGTAAAGATATGGCTGAACTGTATGATATGAAAAACTCTGGTGCGGTGGCTTTTGGTGATTATGCTAAAAGTCTGGATAATGCCAATCTGCTGAAAATAGCCCTGCAATATGTACAGGATTTTGACGGACTGGTTATTGCTTTTGCACAGGACGAAAAAATAAAAGGTAACGGCGTTGCCAATGAGGGAATTGTTTCCACAAGATTGGGACTGAAAGGAATCCCAGATTTGGCCGAAGAACTTCAAATTGCCAGAAACTTATTTTTATTGGAATACACCGGCGGCAAAATGCACATTCCGACTGTTTCCTCTCCAAAATCAGTCCAAATGATTAAAGAAGCTAAAGCAAAAGGATTGAACGTAACGTGTAGTGTAAGCGTACATCATTTGGTTTTAACCGATGAAAAACTGGAAGAATTTGATACTAGATATAAAGTAACCCCGCCGCTAAAAACAGAAAGTGACAGACAGGAATTGATTAATGGAGTCCTTGACGGAACCATCGATTTAATCACTTCTGACCACAATCCAATCGATATTGAACATAAAAAAATGGAATTTGATTTGGCTAAAAACGGAACTATTGGTTTAGAAAGCGCTTTCGGAGCTTTGATGACCGTACTTCCGCTAGAAACGGTAATTGAAAAATTCACCGCTGGAAAAGCAGTTTTCGGTATTCCAAACCACAGCATCAGCGAAGGAGAAACTGCCAATATTTCTTTATTCAACCCCGAAGGCAATAGTGTTTTCACAAATGAAAATATACTTTCAAAATCCAAAAACTCAGCATTCCTTGGCACCGCTCTAAAAGGAAAAGCATACGGGATTTTGAACCAAGGGAAATTAATTTTAGGATAA
- a CDS encoding alpha/beta hydrolase, with amino-acid sequence MNLSLEYKIREPKVILDKNPVLILLHGYGSNESDLFSFASELQNEYYIISARAPYDLQYGSYAWYAINFDADQNKFSDNDQARISRDIIAGFIDELTASYPIDTNEVTLIGFSQGSILSYAVALSYPEKVNKVVAMSGYLNLEIVAEDYLKNNLSKLKIFASHGTADQVIPVEWARKTPGILEKLGVAITYKEYPVGHGVAPQNFFDFKNWITEN; translated from the coding sequence ATGAATCTATCTTTAGAATATAAAATACGTGAACCCAAAGTCATACTTGACAAAAACCCTGTATTGATTCTGCTTCACGGCTATGGCAGTAATGAATCGGATTTATTTTCCTTTGCCAGCGAACTGCAGAACGAATATTACATCATATCTGCTCGAGCACCTTATGATTTACAATACGGCAGTTATGCCTGGTATGCCATTAATTTTGATGCTGACCAAAACAAATTTTCGGACAACGACCAAGCCCGGATTTCAAGAGATATTATTGCTGGATTTATTGATGAATTGACAGCCAGTTACCCTATTGATACCAATGAAGTAACTCTAATTGGTTTTAGCCAGGGTTCTATTTTGAGTTATGCGGTGGCACTTTCCTATCCAGAAAAAGTGAACAAAGTAGTTGCTATGAGCGGTTACCTCAATTTGGAAATCGTTGCGGAAGATTACTTGAAAAACAATTTAAGCAAACTTAAAATATTTGCTTCCCACGGAACAGCCGACCAGGTAATTCCAGTGGAATGGGCTAGAAAAACGCCCGGAATTTTAGAAAAATTAGGGGTAGCCATCACTTACAAAGAATATCCCGTAGGCCACGGTGTGGCACCGCAAAACTTTTTTGATTTCAAGAATTGGATAACTGAAAATTAA
- a CDS encoding MBL fold metallo-hydrolase, translating into MKVYFLGTGTSQGIPIIGIDHEVCKSTDFKDKRLRVSVWITWEDHSYVIDCGPDFRQQMLSSNCRKLDGILFTHEHADHTAGLDDIRPFNFKQGAIPIYAHKRVLTDIEKRFSYIFETVNRYPGAPSVKTFEIENNMPFSIGSKTAVPVSVWHGDLQVFGFRIDDFAYLTDVKTIDKEETAKLKGLKVLVVNALREQPHDTHFNLQEALDFIALLKPEKAYLTHISHMLGFHEEVQKKLPDNVFLAYDNLEITI; encoded by the coding sequence TTGAAGGTATATTTTTTAGGTACTGGTACGTCTCAGGGAATTCCAATTATTGGGATTGATCATGAAGTTTGCAAAAGCACTGATTTTAAGGATAAAAGACTACGGGTTTCCGTTTGGATTACATGGGAAGACCACTCTTATGTAATCGATTGCGGACCCGATTTTAGACAGCAGATGCTTTCGTCGAATTGCCGGAAATTAGACGGAATCCTGTTTACGCATGAACATGCTGACCACACAGCCGGTTTGGATGACATTCGTCCTTTTAATTTTAAGCAGGGAGCCATTCCGATATATGCTCATAAAAGAGTACTTACCGATATCGAAAAGCGCTTCAGTTATATATTCGAAACGGTGAATAGATATCCGGGAGCACCTTCAGTAAAAACTTTTGAGATTGAAAATAATATGCCTTTTTCAATAGGCAGCAAAACTGCTGTTCCAGTAAGTGTCTGGCATGGTGATCTGCAGGTCTTTGGTTTTAGAATCGATGATTTTGCTTATTTAACAGATGTAAAAACCATTGATAAAGAGGAAACAGCGAAGCTGAAGGGACTCAAGGTTTTAGTTGTTAATGCATTGCGGGAACAGCCTCATGATACACATTTTAATTTGCAGGAAGCCCTTGATTTTATAGCTTTGCTGAAACCTGAAAAAGCTTATCTTACACATATTAGCCACATGCTTGGTTTTCACGAGGAAGTTCAAAAAAAGCTGCCTGACAATGTTTTTCTGGCCTATGATAATTTAGAAATTACAATTTAA
- a CDS encoding TonB-dependent receptor, with the protein MEAKQIKLKGDKVIEQIPSLKDKALRINLNENIYGTFAEIGAGQETVRHFFRSGGSSGTIAKAMSAYDKDFSDAVYGTEEDGRYVTESRLKKMLTFEGELIEERLSRTKHPNKMFFSYANTVATIDFAKQFKGHGWVGIRYQLDPAEDYNEIIIHIRFKETDSRLQQETLGVLGVNLIYGAFYKYNDPKKLLRYLYDHLDKDQLEIDTINFSGPRFADVDNRLMSLQLVKNGMTDAVMFNPKGKNVLPAAVLYKKNILAFRGSFRPVTKVNMDMYKESLKMFLEENKVEKENTLVIFEITLSNLRSDGEIDERDFMDRAELLCSLGQTVMISNFQEYYKVVEYFSNYTKARMGLSMGVNNLVDIFDEKYYRHLSGGILEAFGKLFYRDMKVFLYPMLGEEGEIITSKNLKVHPRMKELYKFFKFNGKVVDIEDYNPEILEVFSREVLKMISAGKPGWEPMLPPGVPEIIKEKGLFGYQSNPLLETSK; encoded by the coding sequence ATGGAAGCCAAACAGATAAAACTAAAAGGAGACAAGGTTATCGAGCAGATTCCTTCCCTCAAAGATAAAGCACTTCGTATTAATCTTAACGAAAACATATACGGAACTTTTGCTGAAATTGGAGCTGGTCAGGAAACAGTCAGACATTTTTTTAGATCAGGCGGATCTTCTGGAACAATTGCAAAAGCAATGTCTGCTTACGATAAAGATTTTAGCGATGCTGTTTATGGAACTGAGGAAGACGGCCGCTATGTAACTGAAAGCAGATTAAAAAAAATGCTGACTTTTGAAGGAGAATTAATCGAAGAACGGTTAAGCCGGACAAAACATCCTAACAAAATGTTTTTCAGTTACGCTAATACAGTTGCTACCATAGATTTTGCAAAACAATTTAAAGGCCATGGCTGGGTTGGAATCCGATACCAGCTGGATCCAGCCGAAGACTATAACGAAATTATCATCCATATCCGTTTCAAAGAAACTGATTCCCGATTACAGCAGGAAACACTAGGAGTTTTAGGAGTTAACCTTATTTATGGTGCCTTCTACAAATACAATGATCCAAAAAAATTACTCCGTTATTTATATGACCACCTTGACAAAGACCAATTAGAAATTGATACTATTAACTTTTCAGGTCCTCGTTTTGCCGATGTTGACAATCGTCTGATGAGTTTACAATTGGTAAAAAACGGAATGACTGATGCCGTAATGTTCAATCCAAAAGGCAAAAATGTCCTGCCGGCTGCAGTTCTTTACAAAAAAAACATCCTTGCTTTTAGAGGAAGTTTCCGTCCGGTTACTAAGGTAAACATGGACATGTACAAAGAATCCCTGAAAATGTTTCTGGAAGAGAACAAAGTAGAGAAAGAAAACACCTTGGTTATTTTCGAAATCACATTATCTAACCTCCGATCTGACGGAGAAATTGACGAAAGAGATTTCATGGACCGTGCCGAACTGCTATGTTCATTGGGACAAACGGTAATGATCTCTAATTTTCAGGAATATTATAAAGTAGTCGAATATTTCTCCAATTATACCAAAGCCAGAATGGGGCTTTCAATGGGTGTCAACAACTTAGTAGACATATTTGACGAAAAATATTACCGTCATCTGAGCGGCGGAATACTGGAAGCCTTTGGTAAATTATTTTACCGCGACATGAAAGTCTTTTTGTACCCAATGCTGGGGGAAGAAGGAGAAATCATTACTTCCAAAAATCTAAAAGTACATCCAAGAATGAAAGAATTATACAAATTCTTTAAATTTAATGGAAAAGTAGTTGATATCGAAGATTATAATCCAGAAATCCTGGAAGTATTCTCCCGTGAAGTATTAAAAATGATTAGTGCCGGAAAACCAGGATGGGAACCAATGCTGCCACCAGGAGTTCCAGAAATCATTAAAGAAAAAGGTCTTTTTGGCTATCAGTCCAATCCGCTTTTAGAAACGAGTAAATAG
- the bcp gene encoding thioredoxin-dependent thiol peroxidase, which translates to MTTLQKGDKAPQFSGVDQDGKSRQLSDYKGKKLVVFFYPKASTPGCTTEACDLRDNFERFQANNYALLGVSADSAKAQAKFKDKYEFPFPLLADEDKSVINAFGVWGPKKFMGKEYDGIHRTTFVIDENGIIEDVITAVKTKEHAGQILG; encoded by the coding sequence ATGACAACATTGCAAAAAGGAGATAAGGCACCTCAATTTTCAGGTGTTGACCAAGACGGAAAGTCACGTCAATTATCAGATTATAAAGGAAAAAAATTAGTTGTATTTTTTTATCCTAAAGCTTCTACACCAGGCTGTACTACAGAAGCTTGTGATTTAAGAGATAATTTTGAGCGTTTTCAGGCTAATAATTATGCTCTTTTGGGTGTAAGTGCCGATAGTGCAAAAGCGCAGGCTAAATTTAAGGATAAGTATGAATTTCCTTTTCCATTACTGGCTGATGAGGACAAATCGGTGATAAATGCTTTTGGTGTCTGGGGACCAAAAAAGTTTATGGGAAAAGAATACGACGGCATTCACAGAACTACTTTTGTGATAGACGAAAACGGAATCATTGAAGATGTTATCACCGCTGTGAAGACAAAAGAACATGCAGGGCAGATTTTGGGATAA
- a CDS encoding endonuclease III domain-containing protein, translating to MTKQERVTFVINTLNELYPTIPIPLDHKDPYTLLIAVLLSAQCTDVRVNQITPLLFAKADNPYDMIKMSIEEIKEIIRPCGLSPMKSKGIHGLSQILIEKHNGQVPQSFEALEELPAVGHKTASVVMSQAFGVPAFPVDTHIHRLMYRWNLTNGKNVVQTEKDAKRIFPEELWNDLHLQIIWYGREYSPARGWSLEKDIITKTIGRKSVLDEFAKK from the coding sequence ATGACCAAACAAGAACGCGTAACATTTGTTATAAATACCTTAAACGAGTTATACCCAACTATCCCGATTCCGCTAGACCACAAAGACCCATATACTTTATTAATTGCAGTTTTGCTTTCGGCTCAATGTACAGACGTACGCGTGAACCAAATCACGCCTTTACTTTTTGCCAAAGCCGACAATCCGTATGATATGATCAAAATGTCTATTGAGGAAATCAAAGAAATTATTCGTCCCTGTGGTCTGTCTCCAATGAAATCGAAAGGAATCCATGGATTGTCCCAAATTTTGATCGAAAAACACAATGGGCAGGTACCACAAAGTTTTGAGGCTCTCGAAGAATTGCCTGCAGTGGGGCATAAAACAGCGAGTGTGGTGATGTCACAGGCTTTTGGAGTACCGGCTTTTCCAGTTGACACCCATATTCATCGGTTGATGTACCGCTGGAATCTGACTAATGGCAAAAATGTAGTTCAGACTGAAAAAGATGCCAAACGTATTTTCCCTGAAGAATTATGGAATGATCTTCACCTTCAGATTATTTGGTACGGACGCGAATATTCGCCGGCAAGAGGCTGGAGTCTGGAGAAAGATATTATCACCAAAACAATTGGCAGAAAATCAGTTTTGGATGAGTTTGCAAAAAAATAA
- a CDS encoding RNA polymerase sigma factor — protein sequence MAIIQKTDALLVKDYMAGDENALAVLIRRHESKVFGFIYSKVSDKDVSNDIFQDTFIKVIKTLKLNSYNEEGKFLPWVMRIAHNLIIDHFRKLKKMPLYRETEEFSIFSIMSDNSLTVENQIIADQVEVDIRRLVDELPLDQKEVLIMRMYQDMSFKEISETTGVSINTALGRMRYAIMNLRKIIDKHQVILTN from the coding sequence ATGGCAATTATACAAAAAACAGATGCTTTATTAGTAAAGGATTATATGGCTGGTGATGAAAATGCATTGGCTGTATTAATAAGAAGACATGAATCCAAAGTGTTTGGATTTATCTATTCTAAAGTTTCAGATAAAGATGTTTCCAATGACATTTTTCAAGATACTTTTATCAAAGTAATCAAAACCTTAAAGCTAAATTCGTATAACGAAGAAGGAAAATTTCTGCCTTGGGTGATGCGTATTGCCCACAACTTAATCATTGATCATTTTAGAAAATTAAAAAAGATGCCGCTGTACCGAGAGACAGAGGAATTTTCTATTTTTTCTATAATGTCTGATAATTCTCTTACTGTCGAAAATCAAATCATAGCAGATCAAGTCGAAGTTGATATCCGCAGACTTGTTGATGAGCTTCCTTTGGACCAAAAAGAGGTTTTAATCATGCGTATGTATCAGGATATGAGTTTTAAAGAAATTTCTGAAACCACAGGTGTTAGTATCAATACAGCTTTGGGAAGAATGCGGTATGCCATAATGAATTTGAGAAAAATTATCGACAAGCATCAAGTTATTTTGACTAACTGA